A window of Chryseobacterium sp. IHB B 17019 genomic DNA:
GAATATACTGATGTAAAAGATGGCGAAGAAATAAAAATAGTCATGCCGAAAATTGAAGTTTTACCACCTTTATTGCAGGCAAGACGGCAATTTGCACACGGCGAACAGGTCAATTATTTTGATCATGCCAACTGCATTGCATGGGTAAGAAAAGGAAATCATGAAAATCCGGGCTGTGTTGTCATAATTTCCAATAGTGATGAGGGTTTTAAAGAAATTGATCTCGGACCTGAAAATGCCCATTCGAAATACATTGATTTCCTCAAACAAAGAAATCATGAAATAGTAACAGATGAAAACGGAAAAGCCACATTTTGGGTGAATTCCGGTTCTGTAAGTGTTTGGGTGAAAGCCTGATTGTTATTACTTTAAAAATTAAGCCTTTAGATTTTGTATTTAAAGGCTTTTTTTAATTTTTTGATGATATGTAATCCCATATTTCTTTGTATAGGTATATCAAGAATCCATATTTTTGCTAAAACTTAATAATTATGGAAATTAAAGGTTAGAAGTTAGTAATCTCCAAATCTCTTAATTTCTCAATCTCTTAATTATTTATTAAATGAAGAACGCTTTAAGCTGGATTTTAATTTTATTTTTAACTGTCTCACTTTTAAATAATTGTCTAAACAACACCGTTAACAAAGAGATCAGACAAAAAACCGACTTTATTGCTAACCTGAGAAAATTATATTCTTCCGGAGATTCTTCACAATGGCCAAAACCGATCTTGGATCCGGAATCAGTACCTACTTTTTCCGAAATAGGACACCTTCCTGATGTTGAATTTCCCGGGGATAATCAATATTCAGATGAAAAAGCAATGTTAGGTAAAACGCTTTTTTTTGATCCTCGCCTGTCCCGATCTAATCAAATTGCCTGTGCCAGCTGCCATGACCCTGAACTTGCATGGTGCGACAACAGAACTGTTTCTTTCGGGCATGACCGGCAGGCCGGAACAAGAAATGCAATGAGCATTTTGAATGTGGCGTATGCAAAATCTCTATTCTGGGACGGCAGGGCAGGATCGTTGGAAGAACAATCGCAAATTCCCATTCAGGATGAAAAGGAAATGGGTGAGCATATCGATATTGCAGCAGGAAAAATTGCAAAAATAAAAGGCTATGAAATTTTATTTGAAAAAGCATTTGGAGATAAAACCGTAACAAAAGACAGAATTTCCAAAGCTATTGCCACTTTTGAAAGGACCATTAAAAGTTTACCCAGCAAATTTGATCAGTTTATTGATGGTAAATCAGAACTTTATACAGACGATGAAGTCATGGGACTGCATCTTTTCCGTACGAAAGCCCAATGTATGAACTGCCATAATTCAGGATATTTTTCCAACAGTTCATTTGAAAATATCGGAACTTCTTTGTTGGGTGAAAAAGGAGAGGATTTAGGAAGATATTCAGTAACTAAAAATCCGGAAGACGCGGGGAAATTCAGAGTTCCCAGCTTACGTGAAATATCGAAAACAGGGCCCTTCCTGCATAACGGATCCATGACTACGCTTACAGAAGTCATTCAGTTTTACAGCAAAGGAAATCCGGAACATGGCCAGAAACGGTCAACGGTACATGAAGGAATCACATTGGCTTCCGAAAAATCCGGAATGGTAAGGATGCTGGAACTGACGGATGAAGAAATTTCCTAGCTGGAATCATTTTTGAAAACATTATCAGGTAAAAACGAAAAAATCACCGTACCGGAACTTCCCAAATAAAATTAATGCAAGTATTATGGTATCTTTAATAATATAATACAGTGTTTTAAAACTTTTTTTAAAATATTTATAACAAATCACCAACAATTGAAAAAAATAATTTAAATTTATCAATAAGTTATTCTTTATTGAAAATCAAAGAGAATAATGGCTGAAATAATTCAGTTTTTTAATGAAAAAATTTAATTCAGTTATTGGTTTTAACTTCCAGAATTTTCTGGAGGTTTTTTATTTTGACAATTACCCATAAAAAACCACAACCAGAAGGTTGTGATTTTTTAATTTAAAATATATTATAATTAAGATTCGGTGCCTACTAATCCGTAAGTAGCTACGGTTGGTTCTTTCCCGAATAAACACGAGAAAATATTTTGAAATTCATGGATATACTTACATTTTATTGAGTTTCCATAAATTTTTAGTCCGTCAACAATTTTTCTTGAGTCCAGATCAATATCATATTTAATGAATGGTTCCGGTCTCTCATATCTTATTCGCTGGTCAGAGCTGTAAGTTCTTGAAAAACCGAATTTTTCAAGCCATTCTTCTGTAATCTGAATCGGTTTAATTGCCTTTGCGGGAACGGAAAAACTATGAATATCATTTTCAATTTTTACAAAATAATCTTTTTCATTATTTTGGAATATTTCAGTAATATTATAAATCTGATTTCTATATTCCACTAAATTTTTAATTTTTAGATCTGCAACGTTCATAATATTTTGTGTGTTTTAGGTTATTATATAAGTGAGTGTTTGGTATAATTGGTATAAGAATATTTGCAAATATTATGCCTTACACGGTGAATAATCTTTTAAACTATTGTTAATTATAATGTAAAATTTTAACGTAAATACTTGTTAATCTTGCTGAAACAGTGACTTACACAAATTAAACAGAACTTTTTAAAGTTAAAAATGTGGTACATGTGTGGTATGTGAATTGTTTAATTATAATCATTTTTTTGTGATTTATTCTCAATTTGCAAGAAATGAAAAATTTTTATTGCAGATAAAATCATAGAATTCAACAGAAAAATAGGGAGAAAAAAGGGAGATAAAACTGTAGATATTTATTGTATTTTTAAATTTAGAAAAAATAAAAGCTTATATCAAGAACTAAATTAGCTGTATGGGCAAAGTTTGTTTACCGAAATTTTTTAAATTTAATTACAATTAAAATCTTGCACAGATGATAGAAAACTTTCCGTTTTATCTTTCTCTTATTGTTGCCATTGTTTTTCTGATTATGCTGGCCAACAAAATCAGGGTTGCTTATCCGGTACTGCTCGTTATTGCAGGACTTTTGATAAGTTTCCTTCCTAATATTCCGGTGATAAGAATTGATCCGGAATTGATATTCATTATTTTTCTTCCCCCTTTATTATATGAAGCAGCCTGGGCAATTTCATGGAAAGAATTATGGAAATGGAGACGGATTATAGGAAGTTTTGCATTTGTTGTGGTTTTTCTTACAGCAACTACGGTAGCTTTTGTGGCCAATTATTTTATCCCCGGATTCTCGCTGGCACTGGGGTTTTTATTGGGAGGAATTGTTTCTCCGCCTGATGCAGTAAGCGCAAGTGCCATTTTAAAATTTGTGAAAGTACCGAAAAGAATGTCATCAATCCTGGAAGGAGAAAGTTTACTGAATGACGCATCTTCATTAATAATTTTCCGTTTTGCAATGATAGCTGTTGCAACAGGTCAGTTCATCTGGCATGAAGCGGTTTTGAGCTTTTCATGGATGGTCGTCGGCGGAATCGGGATTGGTTTGCTGGTGGGATGGTTGTTTATGAAAGGACAAAAATATCTGCCCACGGATGCCAATATGGATACTATTCTCACAATAGTTGCTCCTTATGTAATGTATATTGCTGCGGAAGAAGTTCACAGTTCCGGCGTTTTGGCGGTGGTGAGCGGTGGTTTGCTACTATCGAACAACAGGCATAATTTTTTAAGTACATCATCCCGTCTCCGGGGTGTAAATGTCTGGGAAAGCCTTGCTTTTGTGCTGAACGGATTGGTTTTTATATTAATCGGGCTGGATCTCCCGGAAATTACCTCCGGACTTGAAGGTGTAAGTGTTTCTGCCGCTATTGGTTACGGCTTGCTGGTTACCGCTGTTCTGGTGATAGTACGGATTTTATC
This region includes:
- a CDS encoding Na+/H+ antiporter → MIENFPFYLSLIVAIVFLIMLANKIRVAYPVLLVIAGLLISFLPNIPVIRIDPELIFIIFLPPLLYEAAWAISWKELWKWRRIIGSFAFVVVFLTATTVAFVANYFIPGFSLALGFLLGGIVSPPDAVSASAILKFVKVPKRMSSILEGESLLNDASSLIIFRFAMIAVATGQFIWHEAVLSFSWMVVGGIGIGLLVGWLFMKGQKYLPTDANMDTILTIVAPYVMYIAAEEVHSSGVLAVVSGGLLLSNNRHNFLSTSSRLRGVNVWESLAFVLNGLVFILIGLDLPEITSGLEGVSVSAAIGYGLLVTAVLVIVRILSAYGAVIITLIARNYITVADVRSPGFKAPILLGWTGMRGVVSLAAALSIPVKLHAGGPDFPQRNLILFITFIVILTTLVVQGLTLPYLIKKMNMPSFNDHLPDDEAEDLIRREMAKLTVNHLTDHYGEMLQNSPFLQQIHEKWKGKIEEDSDIKLSSEIKMAYLDVLNKQRDWLIEQNHDKNQHFDEDLIRKHLMRIDLEEERILLVH
- a CDS encoding cytochrome-c peroxidase, whose protein sequence is MKNALSWILILFLTVSLLNNCLNNTVNKEIRQKTDFIANLRKLYSSGDSSQWPKPILDPESVPTFSEIGHLPDVEFPGDNQYSDEKAMLGKTLFFDPRLSRSNQIACASCHDPELAWCDNRTVSFGHDRQAGTRNAMSILNVAYAKSLFWDGRAGSLEEQSQIPIQDEKEMGEHIDIAAGKIAKIKGYEILFEKAFGDKTVTKDRISKAIATFERTIKSLPSKFDQFIDGKSELYTDDEVMGLHLFRTKAQCMNCHNSGYFSNSSFENIGTSLLGEKGEDLGRYSVTKNPEDAGKFRVPSLREISKTGPFLHNGSMTTLTEVIQFYSKGNPEHGQKRSTVHEGITLASEKSGMVRMLELTDEEIS